In Macadamia integrifolia cultivar HAES 741 chromosome 1, SCU_Mint_v3, whole genome shotgun sequence, a single window of DNA contains:
- the LOC122058961 gene encoding GDSL esterase/lipase 7-like: MTIESEKIVDQVMKDINVVPVVHHHEFILPHDFSDLVVPPKLHITDFVHDVDDEQFTPIHELLLLSQVFLNIGVDAELRLNRAKCSSPLAPALYIFGDSLSDSGNNNFLQTLAKVNYTPYGIDFPDGPTGRFTNGKTFVDFISQFLGLPFVPPYMGLSVAQKNNTITGMNYASGSAGILRETGTALGKNLGLGEQVELFKETVNNYLPKNFKTKDELLQYLSKSIFIVHIGSNDYINNYLLPAPYNSSHLYNPEQFAGILLKELKQHLQELYNLGARKFLVVNLPSIGCARGTIGCVNPISQMMSLYNKGFPSVLQDLSTTLQGSTFVQGDIDAFSLDLGQNAFKYGFTNLLPCCTEILQCLPNIPPCLDRTRHIFWDGVHPTQQVNLLFANGCFNNSTLCTPINVQQLALKQ, translated from the exons atgacaattgaAAGTGAGAAAATTGTGGATCAAGTAATGAAGGACATCAATGTAGTGCCAGTTGTTCACCATCATGAGTTCATTCTTCCCCATGATTTTTCGGATTTGGTTGTACCTCCAAAGCTTCACATCACAGATTTTGTTCACGATGTAGACGACGAGCAATTCACCCCCATTCATGAACTTTTATTATTATCACAAGTTTTTCTTAACATCGGAGTTGATGCCGAATTGAGGCTGAACAGG GCAAAGTGCTCAAGTCCCCTTGCCCCTGCACTCTACATATTTGGAGATTCACTTTCAGATAGTGGCAACAATAATTTCCTTCAGACACTTGCGAAAGTGAACTATACACCATATGGCATAGACTTCCCGGATGGTCCAACAGGCAGATTCACAAATGGCAAAActtttgtagattttatat CTCAATTTCTTGGGTTACCTTTTGTTCCTCCATATATGGGTCTTTCAGTGGCTCAAAAGAACAATACAATAACCGGAATGAATTATGCATCAGGATCAGCAGGCATCCTCCGAGAAACAGGAACTGCATTG GGGAAGAATTTAGGCCTAGGGGAACAAGTTGAGTTGTTCAAAGAAACTGTTAACAATTACTTGCCAAAAAACTTCAAAACCAAGGATGAGCTCTTGCAGTACTTATCGAAATCCATTTTCATTGTACACATAGGCAGCAATGACTATATCAACAACTATCTCCTACCGGCACCATACAACAGTAGTCATCTCTACAACCCCGAACAATTTGCCGGCATTCTCTTAAAAGAACTCAAACAACACTTGCAG GAGCTTTATAATCTGGGAGCAAGGAAATTTTTGGTAGTCAACCTCCCTTCAATTGGGTGTGCACGGGGCACAATTGGATGTGTTAACCCTATAAGCCAGATGATGTCCCTTTACAATAAGGGCTTTCCCAGTGTGTTACAAGATCTGAGCACCACTCTTCAGGGCTCAACCTTTGTCCAGGGAGACATTGATGCATTTAGCCTTGACTTAGGCCAAAATGCTTTTAAATACG GGTTCACAAATCTACTCCCATGCTGTACGGAAATTCTCCAATGCCTACCAAATATACCACCTTGCTTGGATAGAACTAGGCATATTTTCTGGGATGGAGTTCATCCAACACAACAGGTAAACCTGCTGTTTGCAAATGGTTGCTTCAACAACTCAACGCTATGTACTCCAATAAATGTACAGCAGCTTGCACTGAAACAATAA
- the LOC122078841 gene encoding uncharacterized protein LOC122078841 isoform X3, producing the protein MNGGGIPSPFLRVTSLIRSPEECGYGIRAFSSCTTEVHCREWRNFNLIILPCKVLFVVSKFFNICGEIDHTIIQDFDASGMSTSYCSFSSKVNVCWGWIFILFGSVSFLGFFYAAILSKLLPQCGNQIMSAIQNDSASCSTFIGVHSVI; encoded by the exons ATGAACGGTGGCGGAATTCCGTCGCCCTTTCTCCG CGTGACCTCACTGATTCGAAGTCCCGAGGAATGTGGGTATGGGATTAGGGCATTCTCTTCTTGCACTACAGAAGTGCACTGCAGGGAATGGCGAAACTTCAA TTTGATCATATTGCCATGCAAAGTCCTCTTTGTGGTATCAAAATTCTTTAATATCTGCGGGGAGATTGACCATACAATTATACAA GACTTCGATGCGTCGGGTATGTCAACTTCATACTGTTCCTTTAGTTCTAAAGTAAATGTATGCTGGGGTTGGATCTTTATTTTATTCGGCTCTGTCtcctttttgggtttcttttatgCTGCTATCTTATCCAAGCTCCTTCCACAATGTGGAAATCAGATCATGTCAGCCATTCAAAATGACAG TGCAAGCTGCAGCACATTTATTGGAGTACATAGCGTTATATAA
- the LOC122078841 gene encoding uncharacterized protein LOC122078841 isoform X2, which yields MNGGGIPSPFLRVTSLIRSPEECGYGIRAFSSCTTEVHCREWRNFNLIILPCKVLFVVSKFFNICGEIDHTIIQDFDASGMSTSYCSFSSKVNVCWGWIFILFGSVSFLGFFYAAILSKLLPQCGNQIMSAIQNDRLHVPKLKWLVIVG from the exons ATGAACGGTGGCGGAATTCCGTCGCCCTTTCTCCG CGTGACCTCACTGATTCGAAGTCCCGAGGAATGTGGGTATGGGATTAGGGCATTCTCTTCTTGCACTACAGAAGTGCACTGCAGGGAATGGCGAAACTTCAA TTTGATCATATTGCCATGCAAAGTCCTCTTTGTGGTATCAAAATTCTTTAATATCTGCGGGGAGATTGACCATACAATTATACAA GACTTCGATGCGTCGGGTATGTCAACTTCATACTGTTCCTTTAGTTCTAAAGTAAATGTATGCTGGGGTTGGATCTTTATTTTATTCGGCTCTGTCtcctttttgggtttcttttatgCTGCTATCTTATCCAAGCTCCTTCCACAATGTGGAAATCAGATCATGTCAGCCATTCAAAATGACAG GTTACATGTACCCAAACTTAAATGGTTGGTGATAGTGGGGTAG
- the LOC122078841 gene encoding uncharacterized protein LOC122078841 isoform X1, translating into MNGGGIPSPFLRVTSLIRSPEECGYGIRAFSSCTTEVHCREWRNFNLIILPCKVLFVVSKFFNICGEIDHTIIQDFDASGMSTSYCSFSSKVNVCWGWIFILFGSVSFLGFFYAAILSKLLPQCGNQIMSAIQNDRYYCLLVPLTLSMLVVAVYFHWLSMKLFMHA; encoded by the exons ATGAACGGTGGCGGAATTCCGTCGCCCTTTCTCCG CGTGACCTCACTGATTCGAAGTCCCGAGGAATGTGGGTATGGGATTAGGGCATTCTCTTCTTGCACTACAGAAGTGCACTGCAGGGAATGGCGAAACTTCAA TTTGATCATATTGCCATGCAAAGTCCTCTTTGTGGTATCAAAATTCTTTAATATCTGCGGGGAGATTGACCATACAATTATACAA GACTTCGATGCGTCGGGTATGTCAACTTCATACTGTTCCTTTAGTTCTAAAGTAAATGTATGCTGGGGTTGGATCTTTATTTTATTCGGCTCTGTCtcctttttgggtttcttttatgCTGCTATCTTATCCAAGCTCCTTCCACAATGTGGAAATCAGATCATGTCAGCCATTCAAAATGACAG GTACTACTGCTTATTGGTACCCTTAACACTCTCTATGCTCGTAGTTGCTGTTTATTTCCATTGGCTTAGTATGAAACTCTTCATGCATGCTTGA
- the LOC122083425 gene encoding P-loop NTPase domain-containing protein LPA1 homolog 2-like produces the protein MSVQELCYIIVFDGESNADTGRHDRVVASSCCSHLNATFWYTRSTLESLLQLVGCKVHHAFQISRRVFDILEGENLKSTLNTEEKGSLVSGLRNIGTDWNQPCEKYMAKELFTGKIDDPYENYKKQATVMVERGQFLDIICHCLEEYRYVGPSQRADIILGCRLRERKESVTILLCGTSGCGKSTLSTLLASTFGITTVVSTDSIRHTMRSFFDEKENPLLWASTYHAGEFLDPVAVAETKRKKKAKMLSKPFNGQGGLESARMIQGSDDAPGCNFSGAGQADRKHTEVNDSVERNAESNLTTELVGSKVLAVEGYKAQSEMVIDSLDKLIMAWEEHKESVVIEGVHLSLNFVMGLMKKHPSIIPFLICISDEEKHIERFAIRAKYMTLDPSKNKYVKYISNIRTIQDYLCKRADKHLVPKVKNTNVDRSVASIHSTIFSCLRRQQMGASFYDAATNTAKVVCEEYCKHCNANSISSKGMFRLIQRQGSIRRYMAIVNSDGSVAKAWPFQPVANTREIHPSSAATPSESVYQIYGPVQVHAAEPVNVQFGHFGVGSWLNGTESTSYIGSLNDPRVDGDEPMTQFSSLSSSSLHHEVHAKELAEEVAASESEDEAFQEDEDDSSDATGEHGDEMEGSVAESSTISDEEYEIVLKDGMSDDATTMDMQGLPTNLVDDSH, from the exons ATGTCTGTTCAAGAACTTTGCTACATTATTGTATTTGATGGAGAGAGCAATGCGGACACTGGAAGACATGACAGAGTAGTAGCTTCATCATGCTGTTCTCATCTGAATGCAACATTTTGGTATACAAGGAGCACTTTGGAAAGTTTGTTACAGTTAGTGGGATGCAAAGTGCACCATGCTTTCCAG ATAAGTAGACGAGTTTTTGACATCTTGGAGGGTGAGAACCTGaaatcaacactcaacactgAAGAGAAAGGTAGTTTGGTGTCTGGACTGCGGAATATTGGAACTGACTGGAATCAACCTTGTGAAAAATACATGGCAAAGGAACTCTTCACAGGAAAAATCGATGACCCTTACGAAAATTATAAGAAACAAGCAACTGTAATGGTGGAGAGAGGGCAGTTCTTAGATATCATATGCCATTGTCTTGAAGAATATCGTTATGTGGGACCAAGCCAACGTGCTGATATCATCCTTGGTTGCAG ACTTCGTGAAAGGAAGGAATCAGTTACCATTTTGCTTTGCGGAACTAGTGGATGTGGAAAGTCAACTCTTTCGACTTTACTA GCAAGCACGTTTGGCATTACAACAGTTGTTTCTACTGATTCTATTCGCCATACAATGAGGAGCTTTtttgatgaaaaagaaaacccattaTTGTGGGCATCTACTTATCATGCTGGAGAGTTCCTGGATCCTGTAGCAGTGGCAGaaacaaagaggaaaaagaaagctaaAATGTTATCTAAACCTTTTAATGGCCAGGGTGGTTTGGAATCAGCAAGAATGATACAAGGATCAGATGATGCACCAGGCTGTAACTTCTCAGGGGCAGGTCAAGCAGATCGAAAACATACAGAAGTGAATGATTCTGTTGAAAGAAATGCTGAATCCAATCTCACCACTGAGCTAGTTGGGTCCAAGGTACTGGCAGTTGAGGGATATAAGGCACAAAGTGAAATGGTTATTGACAGTCTTGACAAACTAATCATGGCCTgggaagagcacaaagaatcgGTAGTGATTGAGGGTGTACATTTAAGCCTAAATTTTGTG ATGGGGCTTATGAAGAAGCATCCTTCCATAATTCCTTTCCTTATATGCATTTCAGATGAGGAGAAGCACATAGAAAGGTTTGCTATTCGAGCAAAATATATGACCTTGGATCCTTCCAAAAATAAGTATGTAAAGTACATCAGCAATATACGTACAATACAAGACTACTTATGCAAAAGGGCTGACAAGCACTTGGTTCCAAAGGTTAAAAATACCAATGTGGACCGAAGTGTGGCATCTATACACTCAACAATATTTAGCTGTTTGAGGAGGCAGCAGATGGGGGCTTCCTTCTATGATGCTGCTACAAACACTGCTAAAGTTGTATGTGAGGAATACTGCAAGCATTGTAATGCAAATTCTATCAGTTCAAAAGGAATGTTCCGATTGATCCAGAGACAAGGGTCGATACGGCGTTACATGGCTATAGTAAATTCTGATGGTTCAGTTGCCAAAGCCTGGCCATTTCAGCCTGTAGCTAACACTAGGGAGATCCATCCATCTAGTGCTGCTACTCCTAGTGAGAGTGTGTATCAAATCTATGGTCCAGTCCAAGTTCATGCAGCTGAGCCTGTTAATGTACAGTTTGGTCATTTTGGGGTAGGTTCTTGGCTGAATGGAACAGAAAGTACAAGCTACATAGGCAGCTTAAATGATCCTAGAGTGGATGGTGACGAACCGATGACTCAGTTTTCTTCTTTGTCAAGTTCATCTCTTCACCATGAAGTGCATGCGAAGGAG CTTGCAGAAGAAGTGGCTGCATCTGAAAGTGAGGATGAGgcttttcaagaagatgaagatgattcTAGTGATGCAACTGGGGAGCATGGAGATGAG ATGGAAGGTTCAGTTGCTGAGTCATCAACAATATCCGATGAAGAGTATGAGATAGTCCTAAAGGATGGGATGTCTGATGATGCTACAACCATGGATATGCAGGGTCTGCCTACCAATCTTGTTGATGATTCTCACTGA